CGACGCTCAGGATCACGCTGATATCGATGACCTGGTCGAAGTGGCGTTTGATACGCTCTAGTTTGCTTTGTACATATTCGCGAATGGCAGGGGTTACCTCGAGGTGATGCCCACTGATGGTGAAGTTCATACAGCGCTCCTATCAAGAATATTGCTGGCGGTTCTGAACAGACTGCGTTGAATCTTTAGGCGAACAATCTACAAGAGACTGGGACTGTTCTGGCAAGAGTCGCTAAATAACAAACAGCCGTAATGTCCGAACATAGCAAGGGTAAGCTTAACAATCAAACCAGAAAAAACTACAAGGCCTTGCGCAGATTAACAGACGGAATTTTTAGTGCTTCGCGATATTTTGCGACGGTGCGGCGGGCTACCACCATACCTTGTTCCGCAAGCATGTCGGCAATCTTGCTGTCAGAGAAAGGGTTTCTTGAATCTTCCGCTCCTATGAGTTGCTTAATGAGTGCCCTGATTGCTGTTGAGGAAGCCTCTCCACCTGCCTCAGTAGCAACATGGCTGCCGAAGAAATACTTCAGTTCAAACATCCCGTGGGGAGTGAGCATGTATTTCTGAGTGGTTACACGTGAAATAGTACTCTCGTGTAGACCCAGTGTATCAGCTATTTCGCGCAACACAAGCGGCCGCATGGCGACCGCGCCATGGGAAAAAAAGTTCCGCTGGCGTTCGACGATCGCTTGTGCGACGCGCAAAATGGTGTCGAAGCGCTGCCGCATATTCTTGATCAGCCACTTGGCTTCCTGCAGCTGCGAAGTGAGTGCGCCATCGCCCTTGCTCTGCTTCAGGATGTTGGCATATAAGACATTTACCCTGAGTCTTGGCATGACGTCATTGTTCAGCATCACCTGCCAGCCTTGTTTGCTGCGCCTGACGATCACGTCCGGCACCACATAGTCGGAGGCGTTGGCGGCGAACGGTGCGCCGGGGTGGGGATTGCACTGCTTGATGACGGCTTGCGCTTCGCGCAGGTCCTCGTCGTCGCAATCCAGGGCTTTCTTGATTTTATTGAAATCGCGCTGCGCAAACAGCGCCAGGTGATCTTGCACAATCGCCAAGGCCAGGCGGCGCGTGACGAATGGCACTTTGACAAAACGCTTGATCTGCAAGGCCAGGCATTCCGGCGCGTTGCGCGCGCCGACTCCTGCCGGATCGAAGCTCTGCACCATCTTCAGCGCCATCGACAATTCTTCGACGGCGATCTCCAGCTCGGCCGGCAGACGCTCCAGGATTTCTTCCAGCGACTCTTCCAGATAGCCGTTATCGTCCAGCGCATCGATCATCAGCTCGACCAGCGCGCGGTCGCGCAAGTCGTGCATGGCTTCGCGCATCTGCTGCAACAGATGTTCGCGCAGCGTCGTTTCATGCGCCTCCAGCTGCGGCCGCGCATCTTCATCGTCCGAGGTTTTCGCGCTGCGCGAGATGTCGTCGAAACTCCATTCGCTGTCGGCATTGTCAGTGCTGCTTTCAGCCGCCGGCGCTTCGGCGCTGGCTTCGCTCTCGGTCGGCGAGCTGCTCACTTCGCTGTCGCCGGCCGGCGCTTCCATGGTCGACGCAGTGCCGCTGATGGCGCCGTCCGCCAGCAGCCGCACCGAATTATCAAGCGGATCGTCGACCCGCTCCAGCATCGGGTTGTCCGACAGGATCTGTTCCAGTTCCTGATGCAACTCAAGCGTGGAAAGCTGCAGCAGACGGATCGACTGCTGCAGCTGAGGAGTCAGCGCAAGATGTTGAGAGGTGCGTAGCTGGAGTGATTGTTTCATGGCTTCCGTGCGGACAATTCACTTCTGTTATTTGTTGTACGGAGTTTAAGTACCGCGCTGGCAAGGCGAATTAATCTGCCTGCATTTACATCGTTCTCACACCGTGAAACTACATGCGGAAATGCTCACCCAGATAGACCCGCCGCACCGACTCGTCGGCGATGATGTCGTCCGGACTGCCGCTGGCCAGCACGCTGCCCTGGTTGATGATGTAGGCGCGGTCGCAGATGCCCAGCGTTTCGCGCACATTGTGATCGGTGATCAGGACGCCGATGCCGCGTTCCTTGAGGAAGCGGACGATGCGCTGGATCTCGATCACGGCAATCGGATCGATCCCGGCGAACGGCTCATCCAGCAGCACGAAGCGCGGATTGGTGGCGAGCGCGCGGGCGATCTCGACGCGCCGCCGTTCGCCGCCCGAGAGCGACAGGGCCTGGCTCTCGCGCAGCTTTTCAATCTGCAGCTCGTGCAGCAGCTTGTGCAGCTGCTCATCGATCTCGGCCTTGCCGAGCGCCTTGCCGTTGGGACGTTGCAGTTCCAGCACGGCGCGGATATTGTCTTCCACCGTCAGCTTGCGGAATACCGATGCTTCCTGCGGCAGGTAGGACAGGCCCAGCACCGCGCGGCGATGGATAGGCAGGCGCGAAATGTCGACGCCGTCTAGGTCGATTTCGCCGCCGTCCGAAGGCACCAGGCCGACGATCATGTAGAACGAGGTGGTCTTGCCGGCGCCGTTCGGACCCAGCAAGCCGACCACTTCGCCGCAGCGCACTTCGAGCGAGACGTCATGCACCACCTGGCGCGCGCCGTAGCTTTTTTGCAGGCCCTTGGCGATCAGCGTGCTAGGGGCGCTCATGGCGCCGCCTTTGGCCGTGGCTGGATGACGGCGCGGATGCGGCCGGCGCCAGGCTGGCTGACGCCGTTGACGGTGTTGTTGACGGAATAGAATTCAGTGCGGCTGTCGTAGGAAATGAACTCGCCGTTGACTTCGTCGGTCGGTTTGTCGCCTTGCAGGCGGCGCATCTGGGCCTTGGAAAACAGCTTGGTGATTTCGGTCTTGCCGTCGTATTCGATGCGTTCGGCGTGGCCGTCGATCCACAGGTCCGGGCCGCCGTCGCGCTTTTGCTTGAAAGTGGCCAGCTTGCCCGGCGCCGCATACAAGGTGGCGAACTGGTAGCCGGACGGATCGGTGGTCACCACCACGCGGTCGGCCTTCATGATCAGCGTGCCGCGGGTCAGGACCACATTGCCGGTAGCGACGTTGACCTGCTTGACGTCGTCATAGGTGAGGGTGTCGGAGTCGATCAGGGTCGGCTTCTCGGAATCGGCTTTTTCTGCGTGAGCGACGCCGATGGCGCCAAGCAGCAGCAGAGAGAGAAAAAATATTCGTTTCATGAAAAATCCTGGGTAATGGATAGAGGCCTGCGCATAAATTGTCTTGCTGATCCGCTTATTTTGCCGCCGCACGCGGCGCGCTGCGCAAGACGCCGCTCACCTTGCTGAACAGCTTCAGTTCGCGTGTGGAGTTATTGAAATGCATGCCGGTGCCGTTCAAGGTCGACAGCCCCAGGGTGATTTCCACCGGCTTGTCGGATTCCATGATGTCGTCGTCGGGCAGCAGCAGCAGATATTCGGATTTCAGGTGGAAGTTGTCGGCCAGCGGCGTCTTTGGCCGGTCGGCGTTGACATTCTCGTACAGATGCACCTTGCTGTTGTTGTCTTCAATCATGGCGCGGTTGGCGACCAGGTTCATCGGCGGCTTTTCCTTGTCCAGGCTGTGGATCACCGGCTTTTGCACATCGAAGGAATCGTTGACCGGATTGTGGGTCAGCAGGTCGCCCGAGATGTTGTAGCGCGGCTGGCCGTTGGGCGCCATCTGCACATAGTTGAAATGCTCGACATAGTAATCCGGCTGGGTGCGCGCCGGCTTCGGCAGCAGGTCTTCGGTATTCTTGTGCATGACCTGCAGCAGCCAGAAGCTGCCCAAGGCCAGCACGATGAACAATACCAGCAGCAGCATGAAGCGAAAGCGGTAAGTGGTGCGGAGATTTTTCATGCCTGGGTTTCGCCCGTCTGGTTGCTGCGCAGATAGGTCGCCAGCGTAGCGTCGTAAGTATTCTGCACTTGCATGATCAGGTCGCAGATTTCGCGCGCCGCGCCATGGCCGCCGCTGGCTTGCGTCACGTAATGCACACGTGAACGGACGTCGCGATGGCCGTTCGGCACGCTGACCGCAAAACCGGTCTGCGACAGGATAGGCAGGTCGATCACATCGTCGCCGATGAAGCCGCAATCGGCGGCGCTCAGCTGCAGCTGTTCCAGCAGCTTGATGAATGCCGCGTATTTGTCGTGCACGCCTTGCTGCACATGGGCGATGCCGAGGTCGCCGGCGCGGCGGCTGACGATGGCCGACTGCCGTGCGCTGATGATAGCGGTGGCGACGCCGCTTTGCTGCAACTGCTTGATGCCGTGGCCGTCCAGCGCATTGAAGCGCTTCAGCTGTTCGCCGTCGGCGCCGTACAGCAGGCCGCCGTCGGTCAGGATGCCGTCGACATCGAAAATCATCAGGCGCACCCGCGCGGCGCGCGCTCTCGCATCGGCACTCAGGGTATCGGCAGTGACGTCGGCGCCGCTGCGCGTCGTGGTGGCCGTCATCAGATCACCTTGGCGCGGGTCAGGTCATGGATATGCAGTGCGCCGACCAGTTCACCGCTGGCGTCGGTCACCAGCAGCTGGTTGATGCGGAATTCTTCCATCATCTGCACAGCATCGACTGCCAGCTGCTCAGGGCCTATGGTGTGCGGATTGGCATGCATCACGTCGGCGATCTTCAGCTTGGTGAAATCCTGCACCTGTTCGATCAGGCGCCGCAGGTCGCCGTCGGTAAACACACCGACGACATGGAAGTTGTCATCCACCACCGCCGTCATGGCGATGCCCTTGCGCGTGATTTCCAGCAGCGCCACCGACAGCGAGATATCCGCCGTCACCGCCGGAATCGCCTCGCCGCTGCGCATGACGTCGCGCACGTGGGTCAGCAGGCGCCGTCCCAGCGCGCCGCCCGGATGCGAGCGGGCAAAATCTTCTTCGCGGAAGCCGCGTGCGTCCAGCAGCGCCACCGCCAGGGCGTCGCCCATGGCCAGGGTGGCGGTGGTGCTGGCGGTCGGCGCCAGGTTCAAGGGACAGGCTTCCTGGGCCACGGCGACGTCCAGGTGCACATTGGCGAGTTGCGCCAGCGCCGACTCCGGTTTGCCGGTCATGGCGATCAGGGTGGCGCCCATGCGTTTGATGATAGGTACGATCGCCATCAGCTCGGCGGTTTCGCCGGAATTGGAAATGGCGATGAAGGCATCGTGCTCAGTCACCATGCCAAGGTCGCCATGGGCCGCTTCGGCCGGATGGATGAACAGGGCAGGCGTGCCGGTGGAAGACAGCGTGGCGGCGATCTTGCGCGCGATATGGCCGGATTTTCCTATGCCGGAGACCACCACCCGGCCGCTGCAGCCGAGCAGCAAGGCGATCGCCTTGGCGAAAGGATCATCAGGGGAATCGGAAATCCGGTTTTTCAATGCATTGATGGCATCGGCTTCGATTTGCAGGGTGCTGCGGGCAAGTTCCAGCGCACGTCCGGCATCGAAGGCTGCGGACAAGGTTTTGGGCGAATTTGGGGCATCGGGTAGAGTCATCCCGAAAGTATAAACGAAATCCCAAAGCAAAAAACTTGCCAGTCTAGATCCGCTTCAATTAATCTGTGTTCAGCCTATCCGCATTTGGCGTTGCTGCAACATAATGTTGGTATTGAGTTAATCTAATTTTTAGGCGCGCATGCTTTCAGGACTTGAACTGACAATTTTGCTGCTGGGCTCGGCGGTATTAGGCGTGGTGGCGTTCCGTAGTTTCCACCTGCCGCCCATGCTGGGCTATCTGGTGGTGGGGATCCTGATCGGCCCGCACGCGCTCGGTTTTGCCGAAGACAACGCCACCACCCATGCACTGGCGGAATTCGGCGTGGTGTTCCTGATGTTTTCGATCGGCCTCGAATTTTCCTTGCCGAAACTGACGGCGATGCGCCATATCGTGTTCGGCCTCGGCATGGCGCAGGTGCTGCTGACCATCGGCGCCACCATGCTGTTCAGCTGGATGATGGCGCTGATCCTGCCGCAATACACCAATATCAGCTGGCAGGCGGCGTTCGCCCTGGGCGGAGCGCTGACCATGTCGTCCACCGCCATCGTCTCCAAGCTGCTGACGGAAAGAATGGAGCTGGAGAGCGAGCATGGGCGCCGCATCATCGGCATCCTGCTGTTCCAGGACCTGGCGCTGGTGCCCTTGCTGATCGTGGTGCCGGCGCTGGCCGAGCACAGCGGCAACCTGCTGGCCACGCTGGCCTGGGCCAGCGCCAAGGCGCTGCTGGTGCTGGCCCTGCTGCTGTTTTTCGGCCAGAAGCTGATGCGGCGCTGGTTCCAGATCGTGGTGCGGCGCCGTTCGCAGGAACTGTTCATGCTGAACCTGCTGCTGATCACCCTGGCCGCCGCCTGGATTACCGAACGCGCCGGGCTGTCGCTGGCGCTGGGCGCCTTCATCGCCGGCATGCTGATCTCGGAAACCGAATACAAGCACCAGGTGGAAGAGGACATCAAGTCGTTCCGCGATGTGCTGCTGGGCCTGTTCTTCATCACCATCGGCATGCTGCTCAACCTGCGCCTGGTGTTCGAGCACTGGTGGCTGGTGTTGCTGCTGCTGATCGGTCCGGTATTCCTCAAGTTCGCCCTGATCGCCGGCCTCGCCAAGATTTTCCGCTCCTCTACCGGGGTGGCCCTGCGCACCGGGCTGGCGCTGGCGCAGGCCGGCGAGTTCGGCTTCGTGCTGCTGAACCAGGCCGGCGGCCTGCAACTGGTCGATCCCTTGCTGGTGCAACTGATCCTGGCGTCGATGGTGCTGTCGATGCTGGCCGCGCCTTTCATCCTGGCCAAGTCCGACGCCATCGTGATGAAGCTGTCGGCCAATGAATGGATGATGCAGTCGCTGGCGCTGACGCAGATCGCCACCCGCACCATGTCAACCAAGAAACACGTGATCATCGCCGGTTTCGGCCGCAGCGGCCAAAGCTTGGCCAAGCTGCTGGAAGAAGAAGGCATCGGCTATCACGCCCTCGATCTCGACCCGGACCGGGTGCGCGATGCGCGCGCCGCCGGCGCCCACGTTTCCTACGGCGATGCTTCGCGCCGCGAAAGCCTGGTGGCGGCCGGGGTGCACCGCGCCGCCGCCCTGGTCATCACTTACGCTAGCACGCCGTCAGCCTTGAAAGTATTGCATCACGTCAGCGAACTGGCGCCGAGCCTGCCGGTGATCGTCCGTAGCTATGACGACACCGATCTCGACAAGCTGCGCGCCGCCGGCGCCACCGAAGTGGTGCCGGAAGCCATGGAAGGCAGCCTGATGCTGGCTTCGCACGCGCTGGTCATGCTGGGCGTGCCGCTGCGGCGCGTGGTGCACCGGGTGCAGGCCTCGCGTGATGAGCGCTACGCCGCCCTGCGCGGATTCTTCCATGGCGTCGATGACGCCCCTGACGCGGCGGATCATTTGCAGGTGCGCCTGCATACGGTGGCGCTGCCGGAGGGCGCCAGGGCCATCGGCCGCAGCCTGGCCTGGCTGGGGCTGCCGGAAATGGGGGCTGAAATCACCGCTTTGCGGCGCGGCCGCAGCGGCATCGCCATCACGCCGGAGGCTGTGTTGCAGGTAGGAGACATTGTGGTCTTGCGCGGCGCCGCCGAGGCGATCTCGCGCGCCGAGGGGCGTTTGCTGCAAGCGTGGAGCAGCGCCAGCCAGCACAGCGATGAAGATCTTTGAAATAATCCGTGCGGCTGTGAGGGCTGAGATTAAGCGTTGAGATTA
The sequence above is a segment of the Collimonas sp. PA-H2 genome. Coding sequences within it:
- a CDS encoding RNA polymerase factor sigma-54; translated protein: MKQSLQLRTSQHLALTPQLQQSIRLLQLSTLELHQELEQILSDNPMLERVDDPLDNSVRLLADGAISGTASTMEAPAGDSEVSSSPTESEASAEAPAAESSTDNADSEWSFDDISRSAKTSDDEDARPQLEAHETTLREHLLQQMREAMHDLRDRALVELMIDALDDNGYLEESLEEILERLPAELEIAVEELSMALKMVQSFDPAGVGARNAPECLALQIKRFVKVPFVTRRLALAIVQDHLALFAQRDFNKIKKALDCDDEDLREAQAVIKQCNPHPGAPFAANASDYVVPDVIVRRSKQGWQVMLNNDVMPRLRVNVLYANILKQSKGDGALTSQLQEAKWLIKNMRQRFDTILRVAQAIVERQRNFFSHGAVAMRPLVLREIADTLGLHESTISRVTTQKYMLTPHGMFELKYFFGSHVATEAGGEASSTAIRALIKQLIGAEDSRNPFSDSKIADMLAEQGMVVARRTVAKYREALKIPSVNLRKAL
- the lptB gene encoding LPS export ABC transporter ATP-binding protein, whose translation is MSAPSTLIAKGLQKSYGARQVVHDVSLEVRCGEVVGLLGPNGAGKTTSFYMIVGLVPSDGGEIDLDGVDISRLPIHRRAVLGLSYLPQEASVFRKLTVEDNIRAVLELQRPNGKALGKAEIDEQLHKLLHELQIEKLRESQALSLSGGERRRVEIARALATNPRFVLLDEPFAGIDPIAVIEIQRIVRFLKERGIGVLITDHNVRETLGICDRAYIINQGSVLASGSPDDIIADESVRRVYLGEHFRM
- the lptA gene encoding lipopolysaccharide transport periplasmic protein LptA; translation: MKRIFFLSLLLLGAIGVAHAEKADSEKPTLIDSDTLTYDDVKQVNVATGNVVLTRGTLIMKADRVVVTTDPSGYQFATLYAAPGKLATFKQKRDGGPDLWIDGHAERIEYDGKTEITKLFSKAQMRRLQGDKPTDEVNGEFISYDSRTEFYSVNNTVNGVSQPGAGRIRAVIQPRPKAAP
- the lptC gene encoding LPS export ABC transporter periplasmic protein LptC produces the protein MKNLRTTYRFRFMLLLVLFIVLALGSFWLLQVMHKNTEDLLPKPARTQPDYYVEHFNYVQMAPNGQPRYNISGDLLTHNPVNDSFDVQKPVIHSLDKEKPPMNLVANRAMIEDNNSKVHLYENVNADRPKTPLADNFHLKSEYLLLLPDDDIMESDKPVEITLGLSTLNGTGMHFNNSTRELKLFSKVSGVLRSAPRAAAK
- a CDS encoding HAD family hydrolase gives rise to the protein MTATTTRSGADVTADTLSADARARAARVRLMIFDVDGILTDGGLLYGADGEQLKRFNALDGHGIKQLQQSGVATAIISARQSAIVSRRAGDLGIAHVQQGVHDKYAAFIKLLEQLQLSAADCGFIGDDVIDLPILSQTGFAVSVPNGHRDVRSRVHYVTQASGGHGAAREICDLIMQVQNTYDATLATYLRSNQTGETQA
- a CDS encoding SIS domain-containing protein; translation: MTLPDAPNSPKTLSAAFDAGRALELARSTLQIEADAINALKNRISDSPDDPFAKAIALLLGCSGRVVVSGIGKSGHIARKIAATLSSTGTPALFIHPAEAAHGDLGMVTEHDAFIAISNSGETAELMAIVPIIKRMGATLIAMTGKPESALAQLANVHLDVAVAQEACPLNLAPTASTTATLAMGDALAVALLDARGFREEDFARSHPGGALGRRLLTHVRDVMRSGEAIPAVTADISLSVALLEITRKGIAMTAVVDDNFHVVGVFTDGDLRRLIEQVQDFTKLKIADVMHANPHTIGPEQLAVDAVQMMEEFRINQLLVTDASGELVGALHIHDLTRAKVI
- a CDS encoding cation:proton antiporter, whose protein sequence is MLSGLELTILLLGSAVLGVVAFRSFHLPPMLGYLVVGILIGPHALGFAEDNATTHALAEFGVVFLMFSIGLEFSLPKLTAMRHIVFGLGMAQVLLTIGATMLFSWMMALILPQYTNISWQAAFALGGALTMSSTAIVSKLLTERMELESEHGRRIIGILLFQDLALVPLLIVVPALAEHSGNLLATLAWASAKALLVLALLLFFGQKLMRRWFQIVVRRRSQELFMLNLLLITLAAAWITERAGLSLALGAFIAGMLISETEYKHQVEEDIKSFRDVLLGLFFITIGMLLNLRLVFEHWWLVLLLLIGPVFLKFALIAGLAKIFRSSTGVALRTGLALAQAGEFGFVLLNQAGGLQLVDPLLVQLILASMVLSMLAAPFILAKSDAIVMKLSANEWMMQSLALTQIATRTMSTKKHVIIAGFGRSGQSLAKLLEEEGIGYHALDLDPDRVRDARAAGAHVSYGDASRRESLVAAGVHRAAALVITYASTPSALKVLHHVSELAPSLPVIVRSYDDTDLDKLRAAGATEVVPEAMEGSLMLASHALVMLGVPLRRVVHRVQASRDERYAALRGFFHGVDDAPDAADHLQVRLHTVALPEGARAIGRSLAWLGLPEMGAEITALRRGRSGIAITPEAVLQVGDIVVLRGAAEAISRAEGRLLQAWSSASQHSDEDL